The Brasilonema sennae CENA114 genome includes a region encoding these proteins:
- a CDS encoding DUF1003 domain-containing protein, translating to MRDNADDTANKQFSSDANKLKQKTSRNQVFTAPLPDPIAKNIEAISSLHTQEVQDIPTHQRILEAIATFFGRTTFLYSLLFILALWIFGSFFDRFLPFNLPSFSWSNQGLDAAALVISTGVLVRQTRQENFAEQRAQLMLQLNLLSEQKIAKIISLLEELRTDLPDVINRHDSEAQLMQEPADPIAVLEALQKNLAQELSSAEENNS from the coding sequence ATGAGGGACAACGCAGACGACACAGCCAATAAACAATTTAGTTCAGACGCGAACAAACTCAAACAGAAAACTTCTCGAAATCAAGTTTTTACAGCTCCATTACCAGATCCGATCGCAAAAAATATTGAAGCGATTAGTTCACTTCATACCCAGGAAGTTCAAGATATTCCCACCCACCAGCGGATACTAGAAGCGATCGCTACATTCTTTGGGCGAACAACATTTCTGTATAGTTTGCTATTCATACTGGCTTTGTGGATTTTTGGTAGTTTTTTTGATCGCTTTTTGCCATTCAACCTGCCCTCGTTTAGCTGGTCAAATCAAGGTTTAGACGCAGCTGCATTGGTGATTTCAACTGGAGTGCTGGTGCGACAAACTCGCCAAGAAAACTTTGCCGAACAGCGGGCGCAACTGATGCTACAGCTTAACTTGCTCTCCGAGCAAAAAATTGCCAAGATTATTTCTCTATTAGAAGAACTCCGTACCGATTTGCCTGATGTGATAAATCGCCATGATTCGGAAGCCCAATTGATGCAGGAACCTGCTGACCCGATCGCGGTATTGGAAGCACTCCAGAAAAACTTGGCTCAAGAACTGTCATCCGCAGAAGAAAACAATAGTTAA
- a CDS encoding zinc-dependent alcohol dehydrogenase family protein: MKVWEVQSKEGLEALTLVEKPEPQPKAGQVLLKMRAASLNYRDLLTVKGGYGSKQKLPFIPLSDGVGEVVDVGEGVTRVKVGDRVAGIFMQTWLEGEFSADKSKSALGGAIDGILAEYVTLDEDGVVHVPEHLSDEEAASLPCAAVTAWNALTTDGKLKAGDTILIQGTGGVSLFALQFGKIMGVKVIATSSSDLKLEKLKELGASELINYKTTPNWDEKVWQLTNEVGVDRVIEVGGAATFNKSLRAVRYGGYISLIGVLSGFSADVSTTSILHKGITVQGIYVGSRAMFEAMNQAIALHGIKPIVDRVFPVEEARQALEYMESGAHFGKIALRF, encoded by the coding sequence ATGAAAGTTTGGGAAGTTCAGTCTAAAGAAGGTTTGGAAGCATTGACACTGGTTGAAAAACCAGAACCACAACCAAAAGCAGGACAAGTCCTCCTCAAGATGCGTGCTGCTTCACTCAACTATCGGGACTTGTTGACTGTCAAAGGAGGATATGGCTCTAAGCAAAAGCTACCGTTTATTCCACTTTCTGATGGTGTGGGGGAAGTGGTTGATGTTGGCGAGGGAGTGACTAGAGTCAAAGTAGGCGATCGCGTCGCTGGAATCTTCATGCAAACCTGGTTAGAAGGGGAGTTTTCAGCAGACAAATCAAAATCAGCGTTGGGTGGAGCGATTGATGGTATCTTAGCTGAGTACGTGACGCTTGATGAAGATGGCGTTGTTCATGTCCCAGAACATCTTTCTGACGAGGAAGCAGCATCGTTACCTTGTGCTGCGGTAACGGCTTGGAACGCCTTAACGACAGATGGTAAGCTCAAAGCTGGCGACACTATCCTCATACAAGGTACGGGAGGAGTTTCTTTATTTGCCTTGCAGTTTGGCAAGATAATGGGGGTAAAAGTCATTGCCACTTCTAGCAGCGACTTGAAGTTAGAGAAATTAAAGGAACTTGGAGCATCTGAACTTATTAATTACAAAACCACACCAAATTGGGATGAGAAAGTTTGGCAACTGACAAATGAGGTGGGAGTTGATCGCGTCATTGAGGTTGGGGGTGCTGCAACCTTCAATAAATCCCTACGCGCTGTACGCTACGGTGGATATATCAGTTTAATTGGAGTACTTTCTGGATTCAGCGCAGATGTTAGTACAACATCGATTTTGCACAAAGGGATAACTGTACAAGGCATCTACGTAGGTAGTCGCGCTATGTTTGAGGCAATGAACCAAGCAATTGCTTTACATGGTATCAAACCGATTGTTGACCGAGTGTTTCCCGTTGAGGAAGCGCGACAGGCGTTAGAGTATATGGAGAGTGGCGCGCATTTCGGTAAGATTGCGCTGCGCTTTTAG
- a CDS encoding AmpG family muropeptide MFS transporter yields MQTISSLLQVFKSRKMAALLLLGSSSGLPFFLTGNTLKAWMTVEKVDLTAIGLFSLVAIPYSFKFIWAPLLDRFTLPFLGRRRGWLIVIQMALLIAIALMAFQQPKQALQLLAINALVIAFFSATQDIVADAYRTDVLNELEMGAGAAVFVLGYRLALILTGSLALILADRIPWSSVYLLMAASMAIGIFGTLFAPEPKRISPPESLVDAVILPFGDFFQRRGVLQALLVLMFILFYKLGDAFLSSMATPFLLQTGFTLTDIGAIQTGMGLIASIVGALTGGVILSKIGINRSLWVFGFLQAASNLAYFFLAQIGKNYQFLVLTINVENFCGGLGTTAFAAFMMSQCNPRFSATQFALLSSIMAFSRDILVSPAGSLAKSTGWSIFFLISIIAALPGLLLLPFFAPWNQKPAAMNRPGVDNEKEDLWGKN; encoded by the coding sequence GTGCAAACAATTTCATCATTACTACAAGTTTTTAAAAGCCGCAAGATGGCGGCTTTGTTGTTATTAGGTTCGTCATCGGGTTTGCCGTTCTTCTTAACGGGAAACACCTTGAAAGCTTGGATGACAGTAGAAAAAGTTGATTTAACAGCCATTGGGTTGTTTAGCTTAGTCGCTATACCATATTCCTTTAAATTTATCTGGGCACCTTTGTTAGATAGATTTACACTCCCATTTTTGGGACGACGGCGGGGTTGGTTAATTGTGATACAAATGGCGTTGTTAATTGCGATCGCCCTCATGGCTTTCCAACAACCCAAGCAAGCATTACAACTCTTAGCCATCAACGCCTTAGTAATTGCCTTTTTCAGCGCCACTCAAGACATCGTCGCCGACGCTTATCGTACTGATGTCCTTAACGAATTAGAAATGGGCGCAGGTGCAGCAGTTTTCGTTTTGGGTTATCGACTGGCGCTCATACTCACAGGTTCCTTGGCGCTTATACTTGCTGATAGAATACCGTGGTCATCAGTTTACTTGTTGATGGCAGCAAGTATGGCAATTGGGATTTTTGGCACTCTCTTCGCACCAGAACCAAAGCGAATTAGCCCACCAGAGTCATTAGTAGATGCGGTTATATTACCATTTGGGGACTTCTTCCAGCGTCGAGGTGTACTCCAAGCCTTATTGGTTTTGATGTTCATCCTCTTCTACAAACTGGGCGATGCTTTTTTGAGTAGTATGGCAACTCCCTTTTTGCTGCAAACAGGCTTCACCCTAACCGATATTGGCGCAATCCAAACAGGTATGGGACTCATTGCTTCCATTGTAGGTGCTCTCACAGGGGGAGTGATTTTGAGTAAAATCGGTATCAATCGTTCCCTTTGGGTATTTGGCTTTTTGCAAGCAGCGAGTAACCTAGCTTACTTTTTCCTGGCTCAAATCGGTAAAAACTACCAGTTTTTAGTGCTGACAATAAACGTAGAAAACTTTTGTGGTGGGTTAGGAACAACAGCATTCGCAGCTTTTATGATGAGTCAGTGCAACCCGCGTTTTTCTGCCACTCAATTTGCTTTATTATCAAGCATTATGGCGTTCAGTCGCGATATTTTGGTTTCCCCAGCTGGCAGTTTGGCAAAAAGTACGGGTTGGTCTATATTCTTCTTAATTAGTATCATCGCTGCTTTGCCAGGGTTACTTCTATTGCCATTCTTCGCCCCTTGGAACCAAAAGCCAGCAGCAATGAACAGACCAGGAGTTGATAATGAAAAAGAGGATTTATGGGGCAAAAACTGA
- a CDS encoding HhoA/HhoB/HtrA family serine endopeptidase: MSLSSSQEQRFPSLWRQVISHALIAVLSVGLTLTTLWAFPNLQIFKESSLPSATAPITSRVETTPSPIAADQEIPIRSFVSAAVNRVGSAVVRIDTERTITMRAPNSYLSDPFFRDFFGNDFSAMPQEYHQRGEGSGFIIDPNGMILTNAHVVSGADSVTVTLKDGRKLKGEVKGVDEPSDLAVVKIDGKDLPVAALGNSQDLKVGDWAIAVGNPLGLDNTVTLGIISTLNRSSAQVGIPDKRLDFIQTDAAINPGNSGGPLLNEQGEVIGINTAIRADAQGIGFAIPIDKAKLIKDALVRGEKIPHPYIGVRMMTLTPELAKQSNNDPNTAITLPQINGVLVIQVIPNSPAATAGVRRGDVITQVGEQAITTAEQLQDLVELSRINQPLQMKVQRGEQTQQLSVRPGELGETMKS; the protein is encoded by the coding sequence ATGTCTTTGTCATCTTCACAAGAACAACGTTTCCCCTCCCTCTGGCGTCAAGTGATTAGCCATGCTCTAATCGCTGTCTTGAGTGTAGGGTTAACTTTGACGACTTTATGGGCATTTCCCAATTTACAAATTTTTAAGGAGTCATCTCTACCCAGTGCTACCGCACCTATAACTTCCAGAGTCGAAACAACCCCATCTCCAATAGCAGCGGATCAAGAAATTCCTATCCGCAGTTTCGTTAGTGCTGCTGTCAATCGAGTTGGATCTGCCGTCGTACGAATTGATACAGAGCGTACGATCACAATGCGTGCGCCTAATTCGTATCTTAGTGATCCTTTTTTCCGTGATTTTTTTGGTAATGATTTCTCTGCAATGCCTCAAGAGTACCACCAACGCGGAGAAGGTTCTGGTTTTATTATTGACCCCAATGGCATGATTCTCACCAATGCTCATGTTGTCAGCGGTGCTGATTCTGTCACTGTCACCCTCAAGGATGGACGCAAGTTAAAAGGAGAGGTCAAAGGAGTTGATGAGCCTTCAGATTTGGCTGTTGTCAAAATTGATGGGAAAGATTTGCCAGTAGCTGCCCTTGGGAACTCCCAAGACTTGAAAGTGGGTGATTGGGCGATCGCAGTCGGCAACCCGTTAGGATTAGATAACACGGTAACTTTGGGTATTATCAGCACGTTGAATCGATCCAGCGCTCAGGTTGGCATCCCAGATAAACGCTTGGACTTTATCCAAACTGATGCTGCGATCAATCCTGGTAACTCTGGTGGTCCCTTGCTGAATGAACAAGGTGAAGTGATTGGCATTAATACAGCAATTCGTGCTGATGCTCAAGGAATTGGGTTTGCTATTCCTATCGACAAAGCTAAGCTTATTAAAGATGCTTTGGTTCGTGGTGAGAAAATTCCGCATCCTTACATTGGCGTTCGGATGATGACTCTTACACCAGAATTGGCAAAACAATCCAATAATGATCCCAATACAGCCATAACTTTACCACAAATCAATGGTGTCTTGGTGATACAAGTGATACCTAATAGTCCTGCTGCTACTGCTGGTGTGCGTCGAGGAGATGTCATTACCCAAGTTGGTGAACAAGCGATAACGACTGCCGAACAGTTGCAAGACTTGGTAGAACTCAGTCGAATCAACCAGCCCTTGCAAATGAAGGTACAACGGGGTGAACAAACTCAACAGTTGAGCGTGCGACCCGGTGAACTGGGGGAAACTATGAAGTCTTAA
- a CDS encoding ABC transporter permease — MGQKLIIIVATAILLITGVLLGYVLSQLVLGYLTPNLLTLLGTFSLIIIFGTLYYVLFWEFRRQQAQTSPAARTRASRRQQPEPDANLKNRLISLTGDATAAQRLVDQAKVEYPNMPENWYWEKAIADFESANP; from the coding sequence ATGGGGCAAAAACTGATCATTATTGTTGCAACAGCTATTCTTTTAATTACTGGCGTCTTACTTGGTTACGTTCTTTCCCAGTTAGTTCTGGGATACTTGACGCCTAACTTACTAACTCTTTTAGGGACTTTCAGCCTTATTATAATTTTTGGTACACTTTATTACGTTTTATTTTGGGAGTTCAGAAGACAGCAGGCGCAAACTTCACCAGCAGCAAGAACGCGAGCCTCCCGAAGACAGCAGCCTGAACCTGATGCAAATCTCAAAAATAGACTCATTTCTTTAACTGGTGATGCAACTGCTGCCCAACGGTTAGTAGATCAAGCAAAGGTTGAGTACCCTAATATGCCAGAAAATTGGTATTGGGAAAAAGCAATTGCTGATTTTGAAAGTGCTAACCCATAA
- a CDS encoding HEAT repeat domain-containing protein, with translation MYDEDDLSLLDVEAELESPLDHMEPVTAETETPMPNPEQMLALLEHQQPQQRMLAARAFCDIEDARAIPHLIRLLTDTCPLVRVSAAYGIGRNPSLDAVEPLIAQLNRDWNGYVRKGIVWALGNCRDRRSLAPLVDALRTDISAVRLWAATALAQMAQVGYEAVVGAMPPLISALVQDPVAPVRSNCAWTIGQLCRELPSNVVYATAIDALIQAFAEDKDLGVREDAKASLLGVGDPRGLQLIETLEQEGWF, from the coding sequence ATGTATGACGAAGACGACCTAAGCTTACTTGATGTCGAAGCAGAACTAGAAAGTCCTCTGGATCACATGGAACCCGTCACTGCCGAAACAGAGACGCCAATGCCCAATCCAGAGCAGATGCTAGCATTATTAGAACATCAACAGCCGCAGCAAAGGATGTTAGCGGCGCGTGCTTTTTGTGACATAGAAGATGCTAGGGCTATCCCCCATCTGATTCGCTTATTAACTGATACCTGTCCTTTGGTACGGGTGAGTGCAGCCTATGGTATTGGACGCAACCCCAGCTTAGATGCTGTGGAACCTTTGATTGCCCAGTTAAACCGAGATTGGAATGGCTACGTACGTAAAGGAATTGTTTGGGCGTTGGGGAACTGTCGCGATCGCCGCAGCCTAGCACCTCTAGTAGATGCTTTAAGAACCGATATTTCCGCAGTACGCCTGTGGGCGGCTACCGCCTTAGCACAAATGGCACAAGTGGGATATGAAGCTGTTGTGGGAGCAATGCCCCCCTTGATTTCAGCCTTGGTACAAGATCCCGTCGCACCAGTACGCAGCAATTGCGCTTGGACAATTGGACAACTTTGCCGCGAACTGCCTTCTAATGTCGTTTATGCTACTGCAATTGATGCACTGATTCAAGCCTTTGCCGAAGATAAAGATTTGGGAGTGCGGGAAGACGCTAAAGCCTCCCTTTTGGGAGTTGGTGACCCCCGTGGACTTCAGTTGATTGAGACTTTGGAACAGGAAGGCTGGTTTTGA
- a CDS encoding PQQ-dependent sugar dehydrogenase, translating to MKHLRYLLLFLLLTTAAACNQTRASQEEATPESSPSAQLAQSSTQLKNGIRTEPLSPTPIRINVADLPKPYATDSASKSPEVVPIPENPTLRVPQGFVVNVFADGLDAPRWLALTPNGDVLVTETGQNRIRLLRDTNGDGVADVKQTFATQANGLNRPFGMAFAGNSFFLGNTDAVLRFPYAKNQQQMTGSGTKIASLPAKGYNNHWTRNVVVSPDGNKLYVSVGSGTNVDEEPLPRASVQVMNLDGSQQQTFASGLRNPVGLDFNPVTKELYATINERDGIGDELVPDYFTRIQQGEFYGWPYTYLTAKNLDPRQKTGEASKRPDLASRTRTPDVLFQSHSAALGLQFSDGKTFPEKYRNGAFVAFRGSWNRDRGTGYKIVFVPFNTNGRPQGYYEDFLTGFLLNPSVPTTWGRPVGLLTLPDGSLLVTEEANNRIYRIQYKG from the coding sequence ATGAAACATCTGCGTTACTTGCTGCTTTTTCTGCTACTGACTACAGCAGCAGCCTGTAACCAGACTCGTGCTTCCCAAGAAGAAGCGACACCCGAATCTTCACCTTCTGCCCAACTAGCACAAAGTTCTACACAACTGAAAAATGGTATTCGTACAGAACCATTGTCACCAACACCTATCCGGATTAATGTTGCTGATTTACCAAAACCCTACGCCACTGATAGCGCCTCAAAGTCACCTGAGGTAGTACCAATTCCAGAGAACCCGACTCTGCGTGTCCCTCAAGGCTTTGTAGTTAACGTTTTTGCTGATGGTTTGGATGCACCTCGCTGGTTAGCTTTAACTCCCAACGGTGATGTTTTGGTAACTGAAACTGGGCAAAATCGTATTCGTTTATTGCGTGATACCAACGGTGATGGGGTGGCTGATGTCAAACAAACTTTTGCCACTCAAGCCAACGGACTAAATAGACCTTTTGGTATGGCTTTTGCTGGTAATTCCTTCTTTTTGGGCAACACTGATGCAGTGTTGCGGTTTCCCTACGCTAAAAATCAGCAGCAAATGACTGGTTCTGGCACAAAAATCGCTAGCCTGCCTGCTAAGGGCTACAATAACCACTGGACGCGTAATGTTGTTGTCTCACCTGATGGTAACAAGTTATATGTTTCGGTTGGTTCTGGAACTAATGTAGACGAAGAACCTTTGCCACGGGCTTCAGTGCAGGTGATGAACTTAGATGGTTCCCAGCAGCAGACTTTTGCCTCTGGCTTGCGTAACCCAGTTGGTTTAGATTTTAACCCTGTGACTAAGGAACTTTACGCGACTATTAATGAGCGTGATGGTATTGGGGATGAGTTGGTACCAGATTACTTTACACGCATTCAGCAGGGAGAATTCTATGGTTGGCCGTATACGTACTTAACAGCTAAAAATCTTGACCCACGTCAGAAGACGGGTGAGGCCAGTAAACGACCAGATTTAGCAAGTCGTACTCGTACTCCAGATGTGCTCTTTCAATCGCACTCAGCCGCCTTGGGGTTGCAGTTTTCTGACGGTAAGACATTCCCGGAAAAATATCGTAATGGTGCTTTTGTTGCTTTTCGTGGTTCTTGGAATCGCGATCGCGGCACTGGATATAAAATTGTCTTTGTCCCATTTAACACCAATGGACGTCCGCAAGGATACTATGAAGACTTTCTGACTGGATTTCTCCTAAACCCTTCTGTACCTACAACTTGGGGACGTCCTGTGGGCTTACTTACTTTACCTGATGGTAGTCTTTTAGTCACTGAAGAAGCAAATAACCGTATTTATCGGATTCAGTATAAAGGTTAG
- a CDS encoding RNA-guided endonuclease InsQ/TnpB family protein, producing MIIYEFKVKGKDRQYRAIDDAIRTSQFIQNKCLRYWMDNKEQKVDKYALNKYCAVLAAEFPFADELNSMARQSAAERAWGGISRFYDNCKKKVKGSSGYPKFKKYCRSVEYKTSGWKLSNTRKAITFSDKKGIGTLKLKGTYDLNYYNIKEIKRVRLVRRADGYYAQFAIDINLKVETQPTNQVVGIDLGLKYFIADNKGNVELSPQFYRKAERQLNRANRKKSKKYDQARKKAKKPQSTNYHKARIRYARKHLKVSRQRKEYCKRVAYSVIQSNDLVAYEDLNVKGLVRNRHLAKSISDVGWSTFRSWLEYFGHKYGKVTVAVPPHNTSQNCSNCDKKVKKSLSTRTHVCPHCGYVEDRDVNAAINILKRGLSTVGHTGTYAWGDLPSWAVGANLLSNGESTNQESLRL from the coding sequence GTGATAATTTACGAATTCAAAGTCAAAGGAAAAGACAGGCAATATAGAGCAATAGATGATGCTATCCGTACTAGTCAGTTCATTCAGAACAAATGCTTACGATATTGGATGGATAACAAAGAGCAAAAAGTAGACAAATATGCATTAAATAAATATTGCGCTGTATTGGCGGCTGAATTCCCCTTTGCGGATGAACTCAATTCAATGGCTAGACAATCTGCGGCAGAACGTGCTTGGGGCGGGATATCTCGGTTTTACGATAACTGCAAAAAGAAGGTTAAAGGGTCGAGCGGGTATCCAAAGTTTAAAAAATACTGTCGTTCGGTGGAATACAAAACGTCAGGATGGAAGCTTTCAAATACTCGTAAAGCTATAACTTTTTCAGACAAGAAAGGAATAGGAACCTTGAAACTAAAAGGAACCTATGATTTGAATTACTACAACATCAAAGAAATTAAGCGGGTTAGATTGGTGCGTCGTGCCGATGGGTACTATGCTCAATTTGCAATCGATATTAATTTGAAAGTTGAGACTCAACCGACAAATCAAGTAGTTGGTATTGACTTAGGTTTAAAGTACTTCATTGCAGACAATAAAGGTAATGTAGAACTGTCCCCCCAGTTTTACCGTAAAGCTGAAAGACAGTTAAACCGTGCAAATCGCAAAAAGTCTAAAAAGTACGACCAAGCAAGAAAAAAAGCCAAGAAACCGCAATCAACCAACTACCATAAAGCGAGAATAAGGTATGCTCGGAAGCATTTAAAAGTAAGTAGGCAACGAAAAGAGTATTGCAAGCGTGTTGCATACTCCGTTATCCAATCTAACGATTTGGTAGCCTATGAAGATTTAAATGTGAAAGGGCTGGTAAGAAACCGACATTTAGCTAAATCCATCAGTGATGTTGGCTGGTCAACTTTCCGGTCATGGTTGGAGTATTTTGGACACAAATATGGAAAGGTCACGGTTGCTGTACCTCCCCATAATACATCCCAAAACTGCTCTAACTGTGACAAAAAAGTGAAAAAGTCTCTGTCTACAAGAACTCACGTTTGTCCACATTGCGGATACGTGGAGGATAGAGACGTGAATGCAGCAATCAACATCCTGAAACGGGGACTCAGTACCGTGGGGCACACGGGAACTTACGCTTGGGGAGATTTGCCCTCTTGGGCAGTTGGTGCAAACCTGCTGTCTAATGGCGAGTCAACGAACCAAGAATCCCTGCGGCTTTAG
- a CDS encoding GNAT family N-acetyltransferase, with translation MQRTYQEAFAQQDFSHLAQTVEQYFSRDTPLWWVDFVEVEQKEAPEAGRESNSKFQIPNSKLGVSPSLPPSSPIAGLWVGNAIDQVQGDRHAHIFLLYVVPEHRRQGVGTALMQYVENWARARGDHQIGLQVFQTNTAALNLYNQLGYQTQSLWMVKSLENTQE, from the coding sequence ATGCAGCGAACTTACCAAGAAGCCTTTGCACAGCAAGACTTCTCCCATCTCGCGCAAACAGTTGAACAATACTTCTCCAGAGACACTCCCCTTTGGTGGGTTGATTTTGTAGAAGTAGAACAAAAGGAAGCACCAGAAGCTGGCAGAGAAAGCAATTCCAAATTCCAAATTCCAAATTCCAAATTAGGAGTCTCTCCCTCCCTACCTCCCTCATCCCCGATCGCTGGTTTATGGGTAGGAAATGCCATAGATCAAGTCCAAGGCGATCGCCATGCTCATATCTTTTTACTCTACGTTGTGCCAGAACACCGACGACAAGGTGTCGGGACAGCTTTGATGCAATATGTAGAAAATTGGGCAAGGGCTAGAGGTGATCACCAAATTGGGTTGCAAGTCTTTCAAACCAACACAGCCGCATTGAATCTTTACAATCAGCTAGGATATCAAACCCAATCACTGTGGATGGTAAAATCTCTTGAGAACACACAAGAATAG
- a CDS encoding alpha-amylase, with protein MAQLNGVMMQYFHWYIPPDGNLWNELKDRVKELADVGVTSVWLPPAYKGTGGGYDVGYGVYDMYDLGEFDQKGSVRTKYGTKDEYVAAVKAARDAGIRVYADVVLNHKLGADEAEEVEATPYNPDNRHEPIGEMQTIKVWTHFTFPGRKGKYSDMEWHWWHFDAVDYNVYNEGENAVYLFKDKQFDEQVDLEKGAFDYLMGCDLDMEHPEVRDELKRWGEWFIDTTVVDGFRFDAVKHVRAGFFPEWLQHCRQHAKRDLFAVGEYWSYEIEALHHFIEVTGGDVLLFDAPLHYNFSAASKQGNEYDMRQIFDNTLVQQQPALAVTLVENHDSQPLQSLESVVESWFKPLAYALILLRSEGYPCIFYADYYGANYKDTGTDGNEHEIWLDSHQWLIDKFLHARQTYAYGDQYDYFDHPNTMGWTRLGDEEHPGGMAVVLSNGEEGTKWMEVGQPNSTYIDITEHISEPITTNDEGWADFRCSAGSVSVWVSQS; from the coding sequence ATGGCTCAACTCAATGGTGTCATGATGCAATACTTCCATTGGTATATCCCTCCAGATGGTAATCTTTGGAATGAGTTAAAGGATAGAGTCAAAGAGTTAGCTGATGTAGGTGTTACATCTGTTTGGTTACCCCCAGCTTACAAAGGAACAGGGGGCGGCTATGATGTCGGTTACGGGGTCTACGATATGTATGATCTGGGGGAGTTTGACCAGAAAGGCTCAGTTCGGACAAAATACGGCACAAAAGACGAGTATGTCGCTGCTGTCAAGGCAGCAAGAGATGCTGGCATTCGAGTGTATGCTGATGTTGTCCTCAACCACAAGTTAGGTGCAGACGAAGCTGAAGAGGTAGAAGCAACTCCCTACAATCCAGACAATCGCCACGAGCCAATCGGTGAGATGCAAACCATAAAAGTGTGGACTCACTTTACCTTCCCAGGTCGCAAGGGCAAATACTCCGATATGGAATGGCACTGGTGGCACTTCGACGCAGTTGATTACAATGTTTACAACGAAGGTGAGAATGCAGTTTACCTGTTTAAAGATAAACAATTTGACGAACAGGTTGACCTAGAAAAAGGCGCTTTTGACTATCTGATGGGATGCGATCTGGATATGGAACATCCAGAAGTTCGCGACGAACTCAAGCGCTGGGGGGAATGGTTTATAGACACCACTGTGGTGGATGGATTTCGCTTTGATGCTGTTAAACACGTTAGGGCTGGCTTTTTCCCAGAATGGTTACAGCACTGTCGTCAACATGCGAAGCGCGATCTCTTTGCTGTGGGTGAGTATTGGTCTTATGAAATTGAAGCGCTACACCATTTCATTGAGGTTACGGGTGGCGATGTGTTGTTGTTTGATGCGCCATTGCACTATAACTTTAGCGCAGCCAGCAAACAAGGCAATGAGTATGACATGCGGCAGATCTTTGATAACACCTTGGTGCAACAGCAACCTGCTTTAGCCGTCACCTTAGTAGAGAATCACGATTCTCAACCCTTGCAGTCGTTGGAGTCTGTAGTGGAAAGCTGGTTTAAACCGTTGGCTTATGCGTTGATTCTACTGCGAAGTGAAGGTTATCCCTGTATCTTCTATGCGGATTACTATGGTGCTAATTACAAGGATACGGGCACAGATGGCAACGAGCATGAGATTTGGCTTGATAGTCATCAATGGTTAATTGATAAATTTTTGCACGCTCGTCAAACTTATGCCTATGGCGATCAATACGATTATTTCGATCACCCTAATACAATGGGCTGGACACGCTTAGGAGATGAAGAACATCCTGGCGGTATGGCAGTTGTTTTGAGTAATGGGGAAGAGGGGACTAAGTGGATGGAAGTTGGGCAACCCAACAGCACTTACATTGACATCACCGAACATATCAGCGAACCCATCACAACAAATGATGAGGGCTGGGCGGATTTTCGATGCAGTGCTGGTTCCGTTTCTGTGTGGGTTTCACAGTCGTAG